A single Gemmatimonadota bacterium DNA region contains:
- a CDS encoding valine--tRNA ligase yields the protein MTEPLPPQYDPKSVEAPLYQWWRDHRRFGPRGRGEPYVIMMPPPNVTAQLHMGHGLNLSIQDVMIRFERMRGRDAVWVPGTDHAGIATQNVVEKLLAKEGLTRFDVGRPAFEERVRGYVAETGTTILEQIRSLGASCDWDRTYYTFSDDLSRAVREVFVSLFDKGHIYRGKYIINWCPRCLTALSNEEAEKEEADGKIWRLRYPLDDGSGEVVVATTRPETMLGDTGVAVHPDDDRYRDLIGRAVRLPLVGRLIPIVADSAVDPAFGTGAVKLTPAHDPLDFEIAKRHRLEAIDVMTPDARISDAAPERFRGLDRFEARKRVVAELEAGGLLVGVDAHRHAVGHCYRCDTVVEPRYSDQWFVRMAPLAAPALDAYRNGTLTFVPERRGVEYAQWLEGIRDWCISRQIWWGHRIPVWYCDDSACGAMTASRTDLDRCPACGGAARQDEDVLDTWFSSQLVPFSTLGWPDATGDLARYYPGHALVTAPEILFFWVTRMIMAGLEFRAAVPFTTIYLHGTVRDTQHRKMSKSLGNGIDPLDVVDRYGADALRFTVIGGLAVGTDVILDPADLDTSFASGRNFANKLWNMGRFILSNLDGPVRPLAGNFANVVGRDELALGDRWIIARCDATVREATEAFEKLRLNDAANAVYRFLWNDLADWYLEAIKPRLYGDVPGGDVARAVVVQTFDVALRLLHPVMPFITETLWKRLPGRPDDATIMVAPWPRPDHRATDHAAVDEFGALQDIIGAIRSIRAEYNVQPGQSIRATLSRCGPNVIAALRQQQPTIERLAKLSGLLVTEADPAGAPTGASAVLTDGTSLTVPLGDLIDVAKECARLGQEIARLHAAIGNQEKKLGNEQFVSRAPAEVVGKEREKLASWRDQATVLEGKRALLGCPA from the coding sequence ATGACCGAGCCGTTGCCGCCCCAATACGACCCCAAGTCCGTCGAGGCCCCGCTCTACCAGTGGTGGCGGGACCATCGCCGTTTCGGCCCCCGGGGCCGCGGCGAGCCGTACGTCATCATGATGCCGCCGCCGAACGTGACGGCCCAGCTCCACATGGGGCATGGACTCAACCTGAGCATCCAGGACGTGATGATCCGCTTCGAGCGGATGCGCGGACGGGACGCCGTCTGGGTGCCGGGCACCGATCACGCCGGGATCGCAACCCAGAACGTGGTCGAGAAGCTCCTCGCCAAGGAAGGGCTGACCCGGTTCGACGTCGGGCGACCTGCGTTCGAGGAACGGGTCCGCGGGTACGTCGCCGAAACCGGGACCACGATCCTCGAGCAGATCCGAAGCCTCGGCGCCAGCTGCGACTGGGACCGGACCTACTACACCTTCAGCGACGACCTCTCGCGCGCCGTCCGCGAGGTGTTTGTTTCTCTATTCGACAAGGGCCACATCTATCGGGGCAAGTACATCATCAACTGGTGCCCCCGATGCCTGACCGCGCTCTCGAACGAGGAGGCCGAGAAGGAGGAGGCCGACGGGAAGATCTGGCGCCTCCGGTACCCGCTCGACGACGGGTCCGGCGAAGTGGTGGTGGCCACCACCCGCCCGGAAACCATGTTGGGCGATACCGGCGTGGCCGTCCACCCCGACGACGACCGCTACCGGGACCTGATCGGCCGGGCGGTTCGGCTGCCCCTCGTGGGCCGGTTGATTCCGATCGTGGCCGACTCGGCGGTTGATCCAGCCTTTGGCACCGGCGCGGTCAAACTGACCCCGGCCCACGATCCGCTCGACTTCGAGATCGCCAAGCGCCACCGCCTCGAGGCCATCGACGTCATGACGCCCGATGCCCGGATCAGCGACGCCGCGCCGGAGCGATTCCGCGGTCTCGACCGGTTCGAGGCCCGGAAACGGGTGGTGGCGGAACTCGAAGCCGGGGGCCTCTTGGTGGGCGTGGACGCCCATCGTCACGCCGTCGGCCACTGCTACCGGTGCGATACGGTCGTCGAGCCGCGGTACTCCGACCAGTGGTTCGTGAGGATGGCCCCGCTCGCCGCGCCGGCCCTCGACGCCTACCGGAACGGCACCCTGACGTTCGTGCCCGAGCGCCGTGGAGTCGAATATGCTCAGTGGCTCGAGGGCATCCGAGACTGGTGTATTTCCCGGCAAATCTGGTGGGGACACCGGATCCCGGTCTGGTATTGCGACGACTCGGCGTGCGGGGCCATGACGGCCAGCCGGACCGACCTCGACCGCTGCCCGGCCTGCGGGGGCGCCGCCCGCCAAGACGAGGACGTCCTCGACACCTGGTTCTCCTCGCAGCTGGTGCCGTTCAGTACGTTAGGCTGGCCCGACGCCACCGGCGACCTGGCCCGCTACTATCCCGGCCACGCCTTGGTCACCGCCCCCGAAATCCTCTTTTTCTGGGTGACCCGGATGATCATGGCGGGTCTCGAGTTTCGGGCCGCCGTCCCGTTCACCACCATTTACCTCCATGGCACGGTCCGCGACACCCAGCACCGCAAGATGTCGAAGTCGCTCGGCAACGGGATCGATCCACTCGACGTCGTGGACCGGTACGGCGCCGACGCCCTTCGCTTTACCGTCATCGGCGGACTCGCGGTCGGCACCGACGTGATTCTCGACCCCGCCGACCTCGACACCTCGTTTGCGAGCGGACGGAATTTCGCCAACAAGCTCTGGAATATGGGCCGGTTCATCCTGTCCAATCTGGACGGACCGGTCCGTCCGCTCGCGGGCAATTTCGCGAACGTGGTTGGCCGAGACGAGTTGGCACTCGGCGATCGGTGGATCATTGCCCGGTGCGATGCCACCGTGCGAGAGGCGACCGAGGCGTTCGAAAAGCTCCGGCTCAACGACGCCGCCAACGCGGTGTATCGTTTCCTCTGGAACGATCTGGCCGACTGGTACCTCGAAGCCATCAAGCCGCGGCTCTACGGCGACGTGCCGGGCGGCGACGTGGCCCGCGCGGTGGTGGTGCAGACGTTCGACGTGGCGCTCCGGCTCCTCCACCCGGTCATGCCGTTCATTACCGAAACGCTCTGGAAGCGACTCCCCGGCCGTCCGGACGACGCCACCATCATGGTGGCCCCATGGCCCAGGCCCGATCACCGCGCCACCGATCACGCCGCCGTCGACGAGTTCGGCGCGCTCCAAGACATCATTGGAGCGATCCGCTCGATCCGCGCCGAATACAACGTCCAACCGGGTCAGTCGATCCGGGCCACCCTGTCCCGCTGCGGCCCAAACGTGATCGCCGCGCTCCGCCAGCAACAGCCAACGATCGAGCGTCTGGCCAAACTGAGCGGCCTCCTCGTGACCGAGGCCGATCCGGCCGGCGCGCCCACCGGCGCCAGCGCGGTCTTGACCGACGGCACCAGCCTGACCGTCCCGCTCGGTGACCTCATCGACGTGGCCAAGGAATGCGCTCGGCTCGGCCAAGAGATCGCCCGCCTCCACGCCGCGATCGGCAATCAGGAAAAGAAACTCGGCAACGAACAGTTCGTGAGCCGCGCCCCCGCCGAAGTCGTGGGAAAAGAGCGGGAGAAACTCGCCAGTTGGCGCGATCAGGCCACCGTCCTCGAAGGCAAACGGGCCCTGCTCGGATGCCCGGCATGA
- the thrS gene encoding threonine--tRNA ligase produces the protein MSDLRLTLPDGSVRALPTGSTGLDLARAIGPGLAKAALAIRLDGQIVDLNRPIEQDATVSILTDKDPDALAMLRHSAAHVLATAVRKLFPTAGIGFGPSIDDGFYYDFEVPRPFTPEDLVTIEAAMREVASEDYPFTREVVDRNEANTRFADDALKLERISELGDDETITIYTDGPFIDLCRGPHVPSTGRLKHFKLLTTAGAYWRGDERRQMLQRIYGTAWFKKDDLDLHLHRLEESKKRDHRRVGRELDLFMFHQFAPGAAFWTERGTTMINVLNDYLRELQRDDYQEIRTPLLYNKGLWEISGHWGKYRENMFLVLDNETGEHDFSLKPMNCPSHYLMYAAKKHSYRNLPLRFNTYDVLHRNEVSGALSGLTRVRQFQQDDCHIFLMESQIADEVRRLTQFILGYYETFGLTATLKFATRPETRVGSDEMWDRAEAALKAALDATGLPYELKAGDGAFYGPKIDFDVSDSIGRKWQLGTIQLDYAAPERFDLTYTGDDNTAHRPVVIHRAVSGSFERFMAILIEHFAGAFPLWLAPEQVRVVPISDIQRDAAAAITKELRAAGIRAVLDDGNDTLNYRIRQGELMKVPYLAVVGQREAEGGTVAVRTRGAGSKQDVMTVAAFKTMVTEAIRTRAKVPE, from the coding sequence ATGAGTGACCTCCGATTGACGCTACCGGACGGATCGGTCCGGGCGTTGCCCACCGGCTCGACCGGCCTCGATTTGGCGCGGGCCATCGGACCCGGCCTCGCCAAGGCCGCGCTGGCCATTCGGCTGGACGGGCAGATCGTCGATTTGAACCGTCCGATCGAGCAAGATGCCACGGTCTCGATCCTTACCGACAAAGACCCGGACGCCCTCGCCATGCTGCGGCATTCGGCGGCCCATGTCCTGGCGACGGCGGTCCGAAAACTTTTCCCGACCGCTGGCATCGGGTTCGGTCCCTCGATCGACGATGGGTTCTATTACGACTTCGAAGTGCCCCGGCCGTTCACGCCCGAGGATCTTGTCACGATCGAGGCCGCCATGCGCGAGGTGGCGTCGGAGGACTACCCCTTTACCCGAGAGGTCGTCGACCGGAACGAAGCCAACACCCGATTTGCCGATGACGCCCTCAAGCTCGAGCGGATTTCGGAACTCGGTGACGACGAGACCATTACCATCTACACCGACGGCCCGTTCATCGATCTCTGTCGCGGACCGCACGTACCCTCGACGGGCCGGCTCAAGCATTTCAAGCTGCTGACCACCGCCGGCGCCTATTGGCGGGGCGACGAACGGCGCCAGATGCTCCAGCGGATCTACGGCACCGCCTGGTTCAAGAAGGACGACCTCGACCTCCATCTCCACCGCCTCGAGGAGTCGAAGAAGCGCGATCATCGGCGGGTGGGGCGGGAACTTGATCTGTTCATGTTCCACCAGTTTGCGCCTGGAGCGGCGTTCTGGACCGAGCGCGGCACCACGATGATCAATGTGTTGAACGACTATTTGCGGGAGTTGCAGCGCGACGACTATCAGGAGATCCGGACCCCGCTGCTCTACAACAAGGGGCTCTGGGAAATCTCGGGGCATTGGGGCAAGTATCGCGAGAACATGTTTCTGGTGCTCGACAACGAGACCGGCGAGCATGATTTTTCGCTGAAGCCGATGAACTGTCCCTCGCACTATCTGATGTACGCGGCCAAGAAACATTCGTACCGGAACCTCCCGCTCCGTTTCAATACCTACGACGTGCTCCATCGGAACGAGGTCTCGGGAGCGCTGTCCGGCTTGACCCGGGTCCGGCAGTTCCAGCAGGACGACTGTCACATCTTCCTGATGGAAAGCCAAATTGCCGACGAGGTCCGCCGCCTGACCCAGTTCATCCTCGGGTACTACGAGACGTTCGGGTTGACCGCCACGCTCAAGTTTGCCACTCGGCCCGAAACCCGGGTCGGGAGTGATGAGATGTGGGACCGCGCGGAGGCCGCGCTCAAGGCGGCCCTCGACGCCACCGGCCTCCCCTACGAACTCAAGGCGGGCGACGGTGCGTTCTACGGGCCGAAGATCGACTTCGACGTGTCCGACTCGATTGGCCGGAAGTGGCAGTTGGGGACGATTCAGTTGGACTACGCCGCGCCAGAGCGGTTCGATCTGACCTACACCGGCGATGACAACACGGCCCACCGGCCGGTAGTGATCCATCGGGCGGTCAGCGGATCGTTCGAACGGTTCATGGCGATCTTGATCGAGCACTTTGCCGGGGCGTTTCCGCTCTGGCTCGCGCCCGAACAGGTCCGGGTCGTTCCGATTTCCGATATCCAACGGGACGCGGCAGCCGCGATCACGAAGGAACTTCGGGCGGCCGGGATCCGGGCCGTCCTCGATGACGGCAACGACACCCTCAATTACCGGATCCGGCAGGGCGAGCTTATGAAGGTGCCGTACCTGGCGGTGGTCGGGCAGCGCGAGGCCGAGGGCGGCACCGTGGCGGTTCGAACCCGGGGGGCGGGGAGCAAGCAGGATGTGATGACCGTCGCGGCTTTCAAGACGATGGTAACGGAGGCCATTCGAACCCGGGCCAAGGTGCCGGAATAG
- a CDS encoding acetyl-CoA C-acetyltransferase: protein MSDATTPVILAACRTPIGKYLGGLAGFSAPQLGALAIKEAVKRAGIDAAAIDEVIMGHVLQGGTGQAPARQAMIHAGLNGVIPALTVNKVCGSGLKAVMLAAQSIKAGDNQVVVAGGMESMSNAAHYLHGIRGGVKIGNQTMLDGMIHDGLWDSFSNVHMGNLAEYTAQKAGATRQEQDEFSAGSQRKAAAAMEAGRFTAEIVGVEVSSRSGTVTLSTDEGPRKDTTAEGLGKLKPSFQKDGTVTAGNASTLNDGSSAVIVASLAFAKAHGLEPLATITGYATGGGEPKDLFFAPIFAVQNLMKKAGTTIGDYGLIEANEAFASQCLADGRGLGWDWDRVNVNGGAIALGHPIGASGARVLTTLIYAMRDRRVATGFATLCLGGGNAVALSVEAA, encoded by the coding sequence ATGTCAGACGCTACCACGCCGGTCATTCTCGCTGCCTGCCGCACCCCGATCGGAAAATATCTGGGCGGACTTGCCGGATTTTCCGCGCCCCAACTGGGCGCCTTGGCCATCAAAGAGGCGGTCAAGCGCGCCGGGATTGACGCCGCGGCTATTGACGAGGTCATCATGGGCCACGTCCTGCAGGGAGGTACCGGGCAGGCGCCGGCCCGCCAGGCCATGATCCACGCCGGCCTGAACGGCGTCATTCCGGCGCTCACGGTCAACAAGGTCTGTGGCTCGGGTCTCAAAGCGGTCATGCTCGCGGCCCAGTCGATCAAGGCCGGCGACAATCAGGTTGTGGTGGCCGGCGGGATGGAGTCGATGTCGAACGCGGCCCACTATCTCCACGGGATTCGCGGTGGCGTCAAGATCGGGAACCAGACGATGCTCGACGGGATGATCCACGACGGGCTCTGGGATTCGTTCAGCAACGTCCACATGGGGAACCTGGCGGAGTACACGGCCCAGAAGGCCGGGGCGACTCGCCAGGAGCAGGACGAGTTTTCCGCCGGCAGCCAGCGGAAAGCGGCGGCCGCGATGGAGGCCGGCCGGTTCACGGCTGAAATCGTCGGGGTCGAGGTCTCCTCGCGGAGCGGCACCGTGACCTTGTCAACGGATGAGGGTCCTCGGAAGGACACCACGGCCGAAGGGCTGGGGAAACTCAAGCCCTCATTCCAAAAGGATGGCACCGTCACCGCCGGCAATGCCTCGACGTTGAATGACGGATCGAGCGCCGTGATTGTCGCCTCGTTGGCCTTCGCCAAGGCCCACGGCCTCGAGCCGTTGGCCACGATCACCGGCTACGCCACCGGCGGCGGGGAACCGAAGGATCTCTTCTTCGCCCCGATTTTCGCGGTCCAGAACCTGATGAAGAAGGCCGGCACCACGATTGGTGATTACGGCTTGATCGAAGCCAATGAGGCGTTTGCCTCGCAGTGCCTGGCCGACGGCCGCGGGCTCGGCTGGGACTGGGACCGGGTCAACGTCAACGGAGGCGCCATTGCCCTCGGCCATCCGATCGGGGCGAGCGGGGCCCGGGTGTTGACCACGTTGATCTACGCCATGCGCGATCGCCGGGTGGCGACCGGGTTCGCCACGCTCTGTCTCGGCGGCGGCAACGCCGTGGCGCTCTCCGTCGAAGCGGCCTGA
- a CDS encoding CPBP family intramembrane metalloprotease, with the protein MERPAGAGARIGAIGITAVMFSLAHGNNSGLTTLGLGNIALAGVFLGLTFFTRGGLWTATGAHLGWNLALAGLAAPVSGNSFDIPWIDFEPGTPVRLTGGNFGPEGGLLATGALLLGVLVVGRWRRSEEMV; encoded by the coding sequence ATGGAACGACCGGCCGGCGCCGGGGCCCGGATCGGGGCGATCGGAATTACCGCCGTGATGTTCAGTCTTGCTCACGGGAACAATTCAGGCCTCACCACGCTCGGCCTTGGTAACATTGCCCTTGCCGGAGTGTTCCTGGGCCTTACGTTCTTCACCCGGGGCGGGCTCTGGACGGCCACCGGTGCGCATCTGGGTTGGAACCTGGCTTTGGCGGGACTCGCGGCGCCGGTCAGCGGGAATTCGTTCGACATTCCATGGATTGATTTCGAGCCCGGCACTCCCGTCCGGCTCACTGGCGGAAACTTTGGACCTGAGGGCGGGTTGCTGGCGACCGGAGCGTTGTTGCTTGGCGTTCTGGTAGTTGGCCGGTGGCGGCGCTCAGAGGAGATGGTATGA
- a CDS encoding 3-hydroxybutyryl-CoA dehydrogenase, whose protein sequence is MKQAAVIGAGTMGNGIAHVFAQFGWSVTLIDVSQSALDKARTTIQGNLDRQAKKGAIPADAPPQILGRIQTATALDAAASANFVVEAATENPPVKFSLFETLDRVCADDVILASNTSSISITEIGARTRRPENVIGMHFMNPVPVMQLVEIIRGHATSDATTNAVLAMAKELGKVPVEVQDYPGFVANRILMPMINEAIYTVMEGVATPESVDTVMKLGMAHPMGPLALADFIGLDVCLSILDVMHKGLGDPKYRACPLLRRMVAAGHLGRKSGRGFYKY, encoded by the coding sequence ATGAAACAGGCAGCGGTGATTGGCGCGGGGACGATGGGGAACGGGATTGCCCATGTCTTCGCCCAGTTTGGGTGGAGCGTGACCCTGATCGACGTGTCGCAGTCGGCGCTCGACAAAGCGCGGACGACGATCCAGGGCAATCTCGATCGTCAGGCCAAGAAGGGAGCCATTCCGGCTGACGCGCCGCCCCAGATTCTGGGCCGGATCCAAACCGCTACGGCCCTTGACGCGGCGGCGTCGGCGAACTTCGTGGTCGAGGCGGCCACCGAAAATCCGCCGGTGAAGTTCTCGTTGTTCGAGACGCTGGACCGGGTCTGCGCCGACGATGTGATTCTCGCCTCGAACACCAGTTCGATTTCGATTACCGAAATCGGGGCCCGGACCCGGCGGCCCGAGAACGTCATCGGAATGCACTTCATGAATCCGGTCCCGGTCATGCAGTTGGTCGAAATCATCCGCGGCCATGCCACCAGCGATGCGACCACCAACGCGGTGCTCGCGATGGCGAAGGAACTCGGCAAGGTGCCGGTCGAGGTGCAGGATTATCCGGGGTTCGTGGCCAACCGGATTCTGATGCCAATGATCAACGAAGCGATTTACACGGTGATGGAAGGTGTCGCCACGCCCGAATCGGTCGATACGGTCATGAAACTCGGGATGGCGCACCCGATGGGTCCGCTGGCCCTGGCCGATTTCATCGGCCTCGATGTCTGCCTTTCGATCCTGGACGTGATGCACAAGGGCTTGGGCGATCCGAAGTACCGGGCCTGTCCGCTGCTTCGCCGAATGGTGGCGGCGGGCCACTTGGGCCGGAAATCGGGGCGGGGGTTTTATAAGTACTAG
- the rpiB gene encoding ribose 5-phosphate isomerase B — translation MREKIPVGADHAGFELKERLVQELSALGYEAVDVGTHSAASTDYPDYAHVVADQVARGQAKRGVLLCGTGLGMSYAANRHHGVRAAVAWTPEIAKLAREHNDANVLVLPARFVTTDEGIAILKTWLATPFEGGRHQRRVDKIEPETS, via the coding sequence ATGCGAGAGAAGATTCCGGTGGGGGCCGATCATGCGGGGTTTGAGCTGAAGGAGCGGTTGGTTCAGGAGCTCTCGGCGCTCGGGTATGAGGCGGTGGACGTGGGGACCCACTCGGCGGCGTCGACCGACTATCCGGACTATGCCCACGTGGTGGCGGATCAAGTGGCGCGGGGGCAGGCCAAGCGAGGAGTGCTGCTCTGCGGCACCGGGCTCGGGATGTCGTACGCGGCCAATCGTCATCACGGCGTTCGGGCGGCGGTGGCCTGGACCCCGGAGATCGCCAAGCTGGCGCGCGAACATAACGATGCGAATGTGCTGGTGTTGCCGGCTCGGTTTGTTACGACCGATGAAGGCATTGCCATCCTCAAGACCTGGCTCGCCACGCCCTTCGAGGGCGGCCGGCATCAGCGGCGGGTCGATAAGATCGAACCGGAGACGTCGTGA
- a CDS encoding serine hydroxymethyltransferase, which yields MLDHIAPLRSADPVVSGLVDQELSRQREGLELIASENFASRAVIDAMGTPLTNKYSEGYPRKRYYGGNEVIDVVEQLAIDRAKQLFGAEHANVQPHAGAQANFAAFMAVLPPGGRLLAMSLPHGGHLSHGHGVNHSGSIWAASHYGVNPDTGLIEMDQVRALALRELPKLIVCGGSAYSRILDFKAFRAIADEVGATLLVDMAHFAGLVAGGVHPSPVPHAQVVTTTTHKTLRGPRGGLILSIGSLAKAIDKSVFPGTQGGPLEHVIAAKAVAFREALDPEFKVYAAQVVANAKRLATELMGRGFTIISGGTDTHVMLVDVRGKNVSGKQAEELLGRAGMTVNRNTIPNDPASPFVTSGVRLGTPAMTTRGMGEPEMATIAGMIDEVLTSPDDTTILRVRHQVLELTHGFPLYQPRRVPSAERRVPSP from the coding sequence ATGCTTGATCACATCGCACCGCTTCGATCAGCGGATCCCGTCGTCTCGGGTCTCGTGGACCAGGAGTTGTCCCGCCAACGCGAGGGGCTCGAGCTAATTGCCAGCGAAAACTTTGCCTCGCGGGCGGTCATCGATGCTATGGGAACCCCGCTGACCAACAAGTACTCGGAAGGCTACCCGCGGAAGCGATACTACGGGGGCAACGAGGTCATCGACGTGGTCGAGCAGCTGGCCATTGACCGGGCCAAGCAACTGTTTGGCGCCGAGCACGCCAATGTGCAACCGCACGCTGGCGCCCAAGCGAACTTCGCCGCCTTCATGGCCGTGCTCCCCCCCGGGGGGCGGTTGCTCGCGATGTCGCTACCCCATGGCGGCCACCTGTCCCATGGGCACGGGGTCAACCACAGCGGTTCGATTTGGGCGGCCTCCCACTACGGGGTCAATCCGGACACCGGGCTGATCGAGATGGATCAGGTCCGGGCCCTCGCGCTGCGGGAGCTGCCGAAGCTGATCGTCTGCGGCGGGAGCGCCTATTCACGGATCCTCGACTTCAAGGCGTTCCGGGCCATCGCGGATGAGGTCGGGGCGACCCTGTTAGTCGATATGGCCCATTTCGCCGGCCTGGTGGCGGGCGGCGTCCACCCCTCGCCGGTGCCGCACGCGCAAGTCGTAACGACTACCACCCACAAGACCCTCCGGGGTCCGCGCGGCGGGCTGATCCTGTCGATCGGGTCGCTGGCCAAGGCCATCGACAAGTCGGTGTTTCCCGGTACCCAGGGCGGTCCGCTCGAACACGTGATTGCCGCCAAGGCGGTCGCGTTCAGGGAAGCGCTCGATCCCGAATTCAAGGTCTACGCCGCCCAGGTCGTGGCCAATGCCAAGCGCTTGGCCACTGAGTTGATGGGCAGGGGATTCACGATTATCTCCGGCGGTACCGACACCCACGTCATGCTCGTCGACGTCCGCGGCAAGAATGTCTCCGGCAAGCAAGCCGAAGAACTGCTCGGACGGGCCGGCATGACCGTCAACCGCAATACCATTCCAAACGATCCCGCCTCGCCGTTCGTGACCAGCGGCGTCCGGTTAGGCACCCCCGCCATGACGACCCGTGGCATGGGCGAGCCCGAGATGGCGACCATTGCCGGGATGATCGACGAAGTCCTCACCTCACCGGACGACACCACGATCCTCCGCGTCCGCCACCAGGTCCTGGAGCTGACCCACGGCTTCCCCCTCTATCAGCCCCGCCGAGTGCCGAGTGCCGAGCGCCGAGTGCCGAGCCCATGA
- a CDS encoding NAD(P)H-hydrate dehydratase — MQPLPVLTSSQARHWDGLTAQAGIPPVALMENAGRAVAAVITTRFPTALRQGTVVAVGPGNNGGDGWVVARSLAALGLPVWVVPIGGSSSELNALEARLAIDAGVRQLEPDGPWPAAGLVVDAILGTGAHGRPRPNVAALLARLGELAVPVVAVDGPTGLDLDTGISHEVLRATLTITFGGYRRGQLLARDEVGDLAVVDLGFVAPAAEWPRLFLARDAARAIPLLPGHSHKGDRGRVVIVGGHSGMTGAVRLAARAAFAAGAGLVHVAAPADSIAVLAAAEPDLQTTISDFDLLSEAAAALLARADAVVIGPGLGRAPGRAAFIAAVAAATRAPLVVDADALMAFGGNPAGLAQLAEGRALVATPHAGEFRALFPAEASELGVDPWSAADAAAHRLGAAVLLKGVPTIVAMPGQAPLTIAAGNPGLATGGSGDTLAGMIGTWLGQGVDTCAAAAAGALALGDAADLAARRFTARAMRPMDVIAALPDVWRRWDQVRREPAAPLAPILHEMSAPART, encoded by the coding sequence ATGCAGCCGCTTCCTGTTCTTACCTCGAGCCAGGCCCGTCACTGGGACGGCCTCACCGCCCAAGCCGGAATTCCTCCCGTTGCTTTGATGGAAAATGCCGGCCGCGCGGTCGCGGCGGTGATCACGACGCGGTTTCCGACGGCGCTGCGCCAAGGGACCGTGGTGGCCGTTGGCCCGGGCAACAACGGCGGTGACGGCTGGGTCGTGGCCCGCTCGCTCGCCGCGCTTGGATTGCCGGTGTGGGTGGTGCCGATTGGGGGCAGTAGCTCCGAGCTCAATGCCCTCGAGGCGCGGCTCGCGATCGATGCCGGAGTCCGGCAACTGGAGCCCGATGGCCCTTGGCCGGCGGCCGGACTCGTGGTCGATGCGATTCTCGGAACCGGGGCGCACGGCCGCCCCCGGCCGAATGTGGCCGCCTTGCTGGCCCGGCTTGGAGAGCTGGCCGTTCCGGTCGTGGCGGTGGACGGGCCGACCGGGCTTGATCTCGATACCGGCATTTCGCATGAGGTGCTTCGCGCGACCCTCACGATCACCTTCGGCGGATATCGGCGCGGCCAATTGCTGGCCCGCGATGAGGTCGGCGATCTGGCGGTGGTTGATCTGGGTTTCGTGGCCCCTGCGGCCGAGTGGCCCCGCCTGTTCCTCGCCCGCGATGCGGCGCGGGCGATTCCGCTCCTGCCGGGCCACAGCCACAAGGGCGACCGAGGCCGGGTGGTAATCGTCGGTGGGCACTCGGGCATGACCGGAGCGGTTCGGCTGGCGGCGCGGGCCGCGTTCGCGGCGGGCGCGGGGTTGGTGCATGTGGCGGCGCCGGCCGACTCGATTGCTGTGTTAGCGGCTGCCGAACCGGATCTCCAGACCACGATCTCAGACTTCGACTTGCTGTCGGAGGCCGCGGCGGCGTTGCTGGCCCGGGCCGACGCGGTAGTGATTGGGCCCGGCCTTGGCCGGGCTCCGGGACGGGCCGCGTTTATCGCCGCGGTAGCGGCCGCGACCCGGGCTCCCCTCGTCGTCGATGCCGATGCCTTGATGGCGTTCGGGGGCAATCCGGCCGGCTTGGCTCAACTGGCGGAGGGCCGCGCGCTGGTAGCCACGCCCCATGCCGGTGAGTTCCGAGCCCTCTTTCCCGCCGAAGCGTCAGAACTCGGTGTCGATCCGTGGAGCGCCGCCGATGCCGCGGCCCACCGACTCGGCGCCGCCGTCTTGCTCAAGGGCGTTCCGACCATCGTCGCGATGCCGGGCCAAGCGCCGCTCACCATCGCGGCCGGGAATCCGGGTCTGGCCACCGGCGGCAGCGGCGACACCTTGGCCGGGATGATCGGCACCTGGCTTGGGCAGGGGGTCGACACCTGCGCGGCGGCGGCCGCCGGGGCGTTGGCGTTAGGCGATGCGGCCGACCTCGCGGCCCGCCGGTTCACCGCCCGGGCCATGCGCCCGATGGATGTGATTGCCGCGCTGCCCGACGTCTGGCGGCGGTGGGACCAGGTCCGGCGCGAGCCGGCCGCTCCGCTCGCGCCGATCCTGCACGAAATGTCGGCTCCGGCCCGAACATGA